The Alkalihalophilus pseudofirmus nucleotide sequence AGAGAGTCTTATTTTTAGCTTTGTCTCTTTATGTTGTCATTTATTCACTCGATACTCTTAAAGGATGGCTGTAGTTTTACTTTATCTTTAACAATTCGTTCACTCTTCTTTCTTCGCTTTTGTGGTAAAGTAATTTTCATAGGTGAAAGAAGGGGGTACTAGGTTTGACTAAAAAAATAGAAAATATATTAATCTTTGCGTGGCTTACCTCATTTACTGCGATGCTTGGTTCCCTTTACTTCTCGGTAATACGTCAATTTGAGCCATGTTCGTTGTGCTGGTATCAACGTATATTGATGTACCCGCTTGTGATTATTTTGCTTATTGGGATTATACGAAGAGATACAACAGCTGCTATTTATTCTTTCATTTTTTCGATTATAGGGATTCTTGTTTCCTCCTATCATTACGCAAACCAAAAGCTCCCTTTCTTGCAGGATGCTGTCCCTTCTTGCGGGAGAGTCCCATGCAGCGGGCAGTATATTAATTGGTTTGGTTTTGTAACGATACCGTTTTTAGCTTTAACAGCATTTACGATTATTGCTTTATGCAGCTTAATCATCATTCGTAATACTAAGGAGAGAGAGTAGATATGAAGAAGGTTCTTATTTTTGGTGGCATTATTGTCATATTATTTGGGTTATTAGCAGTCGTTAATTCTATGAAACAATCACAGCTAGCAGAGGGTAATCCATTTGGAAAAGAACGCATCGCTCCAGCAACGGCAGAGTTAATGAACGATCCAAACTATCAAAATGTCATTTTGCCAGATGAGCTTGAGGAGATCCTTGAAGATAATGGAGATGTAACGGTGTATTTTTATAGCTCTACTTGTCCTTATTGTAAGGAGGCAACACCAAGGCTTGTACCGATCAGTGAAGAATTGGGAGTAGAACTTGTTCAATACAACCTAACTGAATTTGAGGATGGTTATTCTGATTATAGAATTGAATCCACTCCAACAATTGTCCATTTTGAGAATGGTGAAGAGGTTGACAGAATTGTAGGCAGCGCCCCAGATGAAGAATATAGAGCGTTTTTCGAACGAAACGTCAATAATTAATAGTGTGACCGATCAGCTAATTGTTGATCGGTTTTTTTATGTAAAGAAAAGTATGAATATATTGACAAATGAATGAACGATCAAATAAACTTATAAAACAAAGTTGTTTAGTTGGTTTTAAAAGAAGGGATGGATGAGGGTGCGTTTTAGTTATGTGAGTCATTTATATTGTCCGAAATGTTCTGGAGCCTATTCTGCAGATGAAAAAAATAATTTGTGTACATGTGGTTCACCATTACTAGTAAGTTATGATTACAACTCATTAAAAGAAAAGTGGCAAAAAGAAGATTTACTACATAGAGAACCTAATTTATGGCGTTATCATGAATTGCTGCCAGTAAAAAAGAAAGAGAACATCGTTTCTTTAGGAGAAGGGATGACTCCATTACTTTCTATGGGTAAGCTCGGTGAAGAGTATGGAATTACAACATTATTGATGAAAGATGAAGGGTTAATCCCCACAGGTTCGTTTAAAGCAAGAGGTTCAGCAGTGGGTGTATCTAAAGCAAAAGAACTTGGTGTAGAAGAGCTTGCTATGCCTACGAACGGTAATGCAGGAGCAGCTTGGTCATTGTATGCTTCGAGAGCAGGAATTAAAAGCCATATCGTTATGCCAAAAGATGCCCCGATGATTACGAGACAAGAGGTTCATGTGGCTGGCGCTGATTTGAAAGTGATTGACGGCTTAATTAGTGACGCAGGTAAATTAGTAGGTGAAGCTGTAAATGAATATGGCTGGTTTGATGTTTCAACATTAAAAGAGCCTTACCGAATTGAAGGTAAAAAAACAATGGGGCTTGAAATAGCTGAACAATTGAATTGGGAACTCCCTGATGTGATTTTGTACCCAACTGGAGGAGGAGTCGGCTTAATCGGAATATACAAAGCACTTAAGGAATTAGCCGAAATTGGTTGGATAGAAAAAGAAAAGCTTCCTAGGCTTGTAGCTGTTCAGGCAGAGGGATGTGCACCAATTGTTAAAGCATTTGAAGCAGGAAATAAAGATTCTGAATTTTGGAATGACTCTGTAACTGCAGCTTTTGGAATAAATGTGCCTAAAGCACTTGGTGACTTTTTAGTTCTTGAAGCGATCTATGAAACGAATGGTTGTGCAATTGCAGTGTCAGATGAACATCTTTTACAAGAGCAGCATCATATTGCCGAACGAGAAGGGGCATTTATTTGTCCTGAAGGGGCTGCAACATTTGCGGCTGCAAAAAAATTACGTCAAGATGGATGGATTAAAGAAAATGAAACCGTCATATGCTTAAACACAGGCATGGGAATCAAGTATCCTGAGACGGTTCCGATGAATGTGGCTGTCCGCTCAAAAACAGAACGATTATAGGGGGATGAAGATGAAAAGGCCATCATTGCTAACTCAGATTTTATTGGCATTTGTTTTAGCTATCATCGTCGGGTCGATATTTGGTTCTTCAGCAGAAGTTGTCAGTCCGCTTGGTACCTTTTTCTTACGACTAATTCAATTTGTGATTGCACCGCTCATTTTAGCGACCCTTGTTACAGGAATTGCAAGTCTTGGCAGCGGGAAAAAACTAGCTAGACTCGGCGCAAAAACAGTTGGATTCTTTTTAACTACCACATTAATTGCCGTATCATTAGGTCTTGCTATTGGCTTTTTGTTCTCTCCTGGGGAGGGGCTTAATATTGAACCGCCTGCAACAGGCTCAGTTGAGGTGAATGAAACAGAAGGTGTTGTCACCACTTTACTTAATATCATTCCAACCAACCCATTTGCAGCTCTTGCTGAACAAAATATTCTGCAGATTATCTTTTTTGCAGCGGCTCTTGGAATTGGTATAACAATTGTAGGAGAGAAAGCAATCCCTGTACGTCGCTTCTTTGAAGGCTTTGCAGATGTATTATTAAAGATTACTGGTGCTATTATGAAGCTTGCTCCTATAGGTGTTTTCGGGATTATGGCTCCTATAGTAGGTAATTATGGTTTAGCTGTGCTGCTTCCTTTAGGGAAGGTCATTTTAGCTGTCGCTGTGGCGTGTATGCTGCATGTTCTGATTGTCTACGGTTTAGCTGTGAAAACACTTGGTAAAACCAGCCTCCTTCATTTCTTCAAAGGGATGGCTCCTGCAGCACTCGTTGGATTTACAACATCAAGCAGTGCAGCGACGCTTCCTGTTACCTTAAAAAATGCACAAGAGAGGGTCGGCGTATCAAAGGAAACGAGCAGTTTTGTTCTGCCTCTTGGTGCCACAATTAATATGGACGGAGGGGCGATTTATCAAGGGATCGCAGTATTGTTTATTGCTCAATTTTATGGGATTGAGCTGACAATGCTGCAGATCTTTACTGTTATGCTGACGGCTACTCTAGCATCTATCGGTGCGGCAGGGGTGCCAGGTGCGGGTCTGATTATGCTTGCGATGGTTTTAAGCTCTGCTGGACTTCCGATTGAAGGCATTGCTTTAGTAGCGGCGATTGATCGTATTCTAGATATGTTTAGAACAGGAACGAATATCTTAGGTGATGCAGCAGCTTCGGTTGTCATTGATCGTTCTGAGAATAAGAACAAACCTATTGAAGCAAATGAGCTTGCTTCATAGAAGAAACACCCTGTACCGTCTTAGGTACAGGGTGTTATTGTTTTAGGGCGATGGTATTTACATGTATAGTAGAGTCCTTCTTAAATATTGACTGTAGTTTTCACCCTTTTTGACAACCATACTGCCGTTTCATTGAATAGTCTATTTTCAAAAGCATGGCTTGAAAAGGTATGGTCTCCTTTATCTATAAAAATACGATTTGCATCTATAGCGGCAGTAACATAATCATCAGCATTGGATTTTGGAACTTCTTGGTCCTCATCACCGTGAATGATAAGTACAGAGCCGTTAAAAGTTGAAATAGAAGTTAGAGGATCATGACGCTTTAAGTCTTCAAAGAAAGATTTACTAAGTTCAAAGCCTTGGTAATCATAGACACCATTCTTCTTAGCAGACATAACCGCATCCTCCGTAGTAATGGATACAATATCATCATATGGTCTAGCAACAGGTGCCCAAAGAACAACTTGATTAAGTTGAGGGATTGTTGGTGAGGTTAATGCTGTAACTGCGCCCCCTAAACTATGACCTACAAGAGATATACGATTAGGGTCTACACCCTCTAGTTCCATAGTATATGAAATCACTGATTTAAGCTCGTCTACTTTCTTTGTTACAGTAACATCTTTATAATGGCCATTACTTTCACCACAGCCGCTAAAATCAAATCTTACACAAATATAGCCTAAAGAACTGAAGTAGCGTGCGGCTTTCACAAACATTCTGTGTTCACCAATTTTATTGCCCACAAACCCATGAATAAAAATGAGGGCAGGTGCTTCTTTCTCAAACAATTGTTCAGGTGTATGTATTGCGGCCGATAAATGATACTCACCTGCAGGAATGGTAATATGTTTGCTTGCCATCCGTCTCACGCTCCTTTGTGTTATTTAGTTTATTATAAAGAGTACAACGCAAAATAACAATAAAAATTCTAATTTTTCCGGGTGGTTTTGTCGGAATAATGAATAATTACTTAAAAGGTCTTTGCTGAGAAGGCTACCGAGGCTTGCACCATTTTATTGGTGCAAGTCTCTTTTATATAGAATAAAATTAGTCTTTATCTAAATTTAGGTGGTTTTAGAATGTAAGAGATAAAAGAGAATACAAGGACTGGCCTTGAAGTCTTGAAAGAACATCCTAAAGTACCTACAATCTATACTCCTGCCTCCTAAACCATAAAGGACATAATTTACATTCAAAGCAGGGAAAAGATTTTGCGGCTTTCCTTTCTGGAAGGCTTTTTAAATTTGATTATTTACCTAGTTATTATTGATCGAACATGTATAAAAAAGAAAAGATTGGTAAAAATGGTGGGTAGCAAACTTAGGGACATCTTGTTTTTTGAGGCTTCCTTAAGAGGACTATGAAAATGATGAGATGGAGGTCGGATGGGATGCGGAAAGTCTTATCTACACTATTAGCTATCGTACTTGTATGTACGTTGGCAGCACCAATGGGATATGCAGCTGAAAAGCAGGCTAGTTTAGCAGAAAATGCTTCATCAGCTATTGTAATTGAGCGGGATACAGGAGAAGTGTTATTCGAGAAAAACAGCCACGATCAACTTCCCCCTGCTAGTATGACAAAAATTATGACTATGCTTTTAATTATGGAAGCCATTGATGAAGGTTCTCTTTCCTACGATGATAAAATTCGCACGAGTGAAAACGCGGCATCAATGGGTGGTTCTCAAGTGTTTTTAGAGCCAGGTGAAGAGATGACGGTTACTGATATGTTAAAAGCGATTGCTGTTGCCTCAGGTAATGATGCATCAGTAGCAATGGCTGAACACCTTGGAGGTACGGAAGAGGAATTTGTCTCAATGATGAATGATAAAGCAAAAGAATTGGGACTAGAAAATACAAACTTTATGAACTCTAACGGATTACCTGCAGAAAATCACTACACTACGGCGTATGATTTAGCGATGATCTCAAAAGAGCTGCTCAAGTATGAAGATATCACAAAATTCACCGGAATTTATGAAGATTACTTAAGACAGGATTCAGAAAATAAGTTTTGGCTCGTGAATACGAACAAGCTTGTAAAGTTTTATCCTGGAGTTGACGGTCTTAAAACAGGTTTTACAAGAGAAGCAATGTATTGTTTAACAGCAACAGCCCAAAAGAACGATATGCGTGTCATTTCTGTGATTATGGGAGCACCTACTCCGAAAGAAAGAAACGCTCAAATTACAGAGATGCTTGATTATTCGTTTAGTCAATTTAAAACACATAAACTGTATGAGAGAGACCATATTTTAGCTGAAGTGAAGGTTAGTAAAGGGGATAAAAATCAAATTCCTGTACAAACCTCTGAATCTGTTTCAATTTTAACGAAAAAAGGCGAATCGATTGATGATGTGACAGAGCGTATGGAAATCGATGAGCAATTGCATGCTCCCCTTGCTAAAGGAGATACAGTTGGAACCTTATATATCGAAAGAGCTGGAGAAGTTCTAAGTGAAACATCGCTTGTTGCCGGTGATGATGTAATGGATGCTTCTTGGTGGAAGTTATTTAAAAACGTCTTATCGAAATTTAGCGGCAAATAAATCGCATAGTTGAATTTAATCGTATGGTGGAATTAGATCGTCTAATTAGGCGAATGAAGACTACTTTTTACGAATGTAAACTAGTTTTGTCATATGGCAGGTATAGGAGTGGAAAAAGGCGAAATTCTCTCTAGCAAAACAAACAGGGGGTCCTGTATGTGAGACTTAGAGGGAGTGATCGAATGAGTTTAGTGATGGATTTAGAGCGAAAAGGAAGTGTGCTGCTCGTTAGACTTGAAGGCGAGCTTGATCATCACACTGCTGAAAAATTACGTAAACAAGTAGAAGGTCACCTAACCGATGCGAGTGTCAAGCATATTGTTCTTAATCTTGAACAGCTGTCTTTTATGGATAGTTCAGGACTAGGAGTGATACTTGGACGCTACAAACAAGTGAAAGCAAATGGA carries:
- a CDS encoding disulfide oxidoreductase; translation: MTKKIENILIFAWLTSFTAMLGSLYFSVIRQFEPCSLCWYQRILMYPLVIILLIGIIRRDTTAAIYSFIFSIIGILVSSYHYANQKLPFLQDAVPSCGRVPCSGQYINWFGFVTIPFLALTAFTIIALCSLIIIRNTKERE
- a CDS encoding thioredoxin family protein, translating into MKKVLIFGGIIVILFGLLAVVNSMKQSQLAEGNPFGKERIAPATAELMNDPNYQNVILPDELEEILEDNGDVTVYFYSSTCPYCKEATPRLVPISEELGVELVQYNLTEFEDGYSDYRIESTPTIVHFENGEEVDRIVGSAPDEEYRAFFERNVNN
- a CDS encoding threonine synthase: MRFSYVSHLYCPKCSGAYSADEKNNLCTCGSPLLVSYDYNSLKEKWQKEDLLHREPNLWRYHELLPVKKKENIVSLGEGMTPLLSMGKLGEEYGITTLLMKDEGLIPTGSFKARGSAVGVSKAKELGVEELAMPTNGNAGAAWSLYASRAGIKSHIVMPKDAPMITRQEVHVAGADLKVIDGLISDAGKLVGEAVNEYGWFDVSTLKEPYRIEGKKTMGLEIAEQLNWELPDVILYPTGGGVGLIGIYKALKELAEIGWIEKEKLPRLVAVQAEGCAPIVKAFEAGNKDSEFWNDSVTAAFGINVPKALGDFLVLEAIYETNGCAIAVSDEHLLQEQHHIAEREGAFICPEGAATFAAAKKLRQDGWIKENETVICLNTGMGIKYPETVPMNVAVRSKTERL
- a CDS encoding dicarboxylate/amino acid:cation symporter, whose amino-acid sequence is MKRPSLLTQILLAFVLAIIVGSIFGSSAEVVSPLGTFFLRLIQFVIAPLILATLVTGIASLGSGKKLARLGAKTVGFFLTTTLIAVSLGLAIGFLFSPGEGLNIEPPATGSVEVNETEGVVTTLLNIIPTNPFAALAEQNILQIIFFAAALGIGITIVGEKAIPVRRFFEGFADVLLKITGAIMKLAPIGVFGIMAPIVGNYGLAVLLPLGKVILAVAVACMLHVLIVYGLAVKTLGKTSLLHFFKGMAPAALVGFTTSSSAATLPVTLKNAQERVGVSKETSSFVLPLGATINMDGGAIYQGIAVLFIAQFYGIELTMLQIFTVMLTATLASIGAAGVPGAGLIMLAMVLSSAGLPIEGIALVAAIDRILDMFRTGTNILGDAAASVVIDRSENKNKPIEANELAS
- a CDS encoding alpha/beta hydrolase family protein, with the protein product MASKHITIPAGEYHLSAAIHTPEQLFEKEAPALIFIHGFVGNKIGEHRMFVKAARYFSSLGYICVRFDFSGCGESNGHYKDVTVTKKVDELKSVISYTMELEGVDPNRISLVGHSLGGAVTALTSPTIPQLNQVVLWAPVARPYDDIVSITTEDAVMSAKKNGVYDYQGFELSKSFFEDLKRHDPLTSISTFNGSVLIIHGDEDQEVPKSNADDYVTAAIDANRIFIDKGDHTFSSHAFENRLFNETAVWLSKRVKTTVNI
- a CDS encoding D-alanyl-D-alanine carboxypeptidase family protein, producing the protein MRKVLSTLLAIVLVCTLAAPMGYAAEKQASLAENASSAIVIERDTGEVLFEKNSHDQLPPASMTKIMTMLLIMEAIDEGSLSYDDKIRTSENAASMGGSQVFLEPGEEMTVTDMLKAIAVASGNDASVAMAEHLGGTEEEFVSMMNDKAKELGLENTNFMNSNGLPAENHYTTAYDLAMISKELLKYEDITKFTGIYEDYLRQDSENKFWLVNTNKLVKFYPGVDGLKTGFTREAMYCLTATAQKNDMRVISVIMGAPTPKERNAQITEMLDYSFSQFKTHKLYERDHILAEVKVSKGDKNQIPVQTSESVSILTKKGESIDDVTERMEIDEQLHAPLAKGDTVGTLYIERAGEVLSETSLVAGDDVMDASWWKLFKNVLSKFSGK
- the spoIIAA gene encoding anti-sigma F factor antagonist; the protein is MSLVMDLERKGSVLLVRLEGELDHHTAEKLRKQVEGHLTDASVKHIVLNLEQLSFMDSSGLGVILGRYKQVKANGGEMVVCAISPAVKRLFEMSGLFKIIRLEENEQFALKTLGVA